GTCAGTCCCTATTTCAGTGTTCAATAGAGCAAACGCAATTGCCAAACGTTCACTATGCACACCCATTATATTAGGAGATTCTTGATTTTGATCATTTTTGTTTGCTCCTCCATGCTCCAATCTATTTAACATTTTGTATATCTCTTTTGTTTGAGGATGACTTCTATCGCCAGCCACAAAGAGGTGAGTTTTCCCATTACACTCAAAATAGCTATAACCTGGATCCTTTTTGAGCTTTCGGTCTCTCATCATCAATCTAACTCTTAATATACCTTCTGAATTATTCACCTCTGTGTAGATATTGGATAGTAGCACGTAATAGCCTGTGTTTGTCGGCTCAAGCTCAACAACCTTCTTAAAAGCTATTTCTGCAAGTTCAACATTTTTGTGGATCTTGCAAGCACCCAAAAGGGCACCCCATACAGCACCATCGGGTTCAACTTCCATTGATTCAATAAGTTTCCGAGCTTCATCAAGTCTACCAACACGACCTAATAAATCCACAACACAAGAATAGTGCTCAGACCGTGGCTTCAACCCATACTCCCTCTTCATTAAATCAAGATAATTTAAGCCCTTTTTAGTCAACCCTGCATGACTACATGCAGACAGAACGCTGACAAACACGGTTCCATCAGGTCGAATGCCAGTCTCGATCATCTTATCGAAAAGTTCCACAGCAGTTTTTCCGAGCCCGTGTATTCCGTACCCCCCTATTATTGTTGTCCAAGAAACCAAGTTTCTCTCCGGCATCTCATCGAAAATAGTCTGAGCTTTTGCCAAATTGCCACATCTGGCATACATATTTATTAGAGCATTCTTCAAGAATACATTAAACCTCATACCACTGGACTTTATTTTTTGTTCCACCTCAAAACCAATCATTTGATTACCAAGATAAGCACAAGCTGATAAAACCCCAACAAATGTCACCGCGTCAGGATTCACCTGAAATTAAGGGTggcaaaattagcccatgaaaGCACAACTCGCCAACCCATTCAAGTTTGTCACCCATTTATTAGCTCGACCCATTTTAGCTCAACCCATTTTAGCTCAACCCATTTCAGTCCCTCTACAAAATGGGCAGATATGTAGTCCAAATTGACTCGTAGAAGCAttatcaaaatattttcaaaatgatattttttttaatttgatatgttatatatagtcataataaagaaaaaaaaatctattttaaaaaaattataaaagaaaaacaaagaaattaaaacttagtaaggACTGGGCGGGTGAGTTATGACCCGCGTTTTAGCCCATCTAGGCCATGTAACTTTTGGACGGGTCATTCACTCAACCCATTTTGACCCGGCACATTTGACGCCCCTCCCTACCTGCAATGATTCCATCTCATGGTAAAGCTCCAAAACTTCTCCAGCCAACCCATTTTGCGCGTATCCTGAAATCATCGCGTTCCATGTGATCAACCCCTTCTCCGGTATGTGATCAAACAACTTCCTCGCTAACTCCATGCACGCGCAACGCACGTACATTGTCAACAAGCAGTTTGCAATAGCCAAATCATTATCCAATCCACACTTAATATTCAAACAATGCAAACACATTCCCAAAAGCAAACACTCAGGATCAGTTAAACCTGGAACCAACCCCAAAATAGTAACCGCGTTAAACTCCACTCCTCTCAGCCTCATTTCATTAAACAACGAAAACCCATTTAAGAAATCACTATTCTGAACATACCCAGAAATCAAAGCATTATAACAAACAGTAAGATTTCTTTGAGGCATTTCATCGAACACCTTCCGTGCAAGTGCAGTTAAATTACATTTGCAGTACATAGATATCAAAGCTGTTTGAACAAAAGGCTCATATTTGCAACCTAACTTGATGACATGGCAATGGAGTTGTTTTCCTGTTATGGGAAGGGAAAGTAAAGCTGAAGATTTGAGAGCAAAAGGGAAAGTGAAGGCATTTGGGGCATTTCCAAATTGGAGCATTTGATGGTAAAGAATGAGTGCTTTGTAATATTGACCATTTTTTGAGAGATTTCTTAAATGGGTATTCCATggggtagtagtagtagtagtagtagtaaagTTTTCAGCTTTGGTGAAAATGGTGGTTTTGTTAGTGTGGAAATGTGACAAGAACTTGGTATTTTTGTGAAGAGGTACGAGGTGGAGGTGtttggtcatttacttatattagacaaAGGGTGATTGATTGATTTTCAGTGCATTTTATAGTAGGGAAAATACGTGACGTGGCAAATATTTATATGAACGTAGCTATCAGCGCTGATACAGTTCTTTCGCGCGATTTCAGCTAATTATACGGATACATATGATACTTCTTTGATAGAACTGATACCCGTCTGATATAATTTTCTATCTGATACATAATTGTAGCTATGTTTCGTTAATACACAAACTATAGCTACGTTTGGTGAGCGAAAGGGAAAGTGAAGGCATTTGGGGTGGCTCTAGATTAAAGCATTTGATGGTAAAGAATGAGTGCTTTATAGTATTGACCAATTTTTGAGAGATTTCTCAAATGAGCATTCCATGGGGTATTAGTAATAGTAGTAAAGGTTGCAGCTTGGTGATAATGGTGGTTTTGTTAGTAAGGAAATTTGAACAAGTATCTTGCATTTAGGTGTCTGGTCATTTACTTAGACAAAGGCTGATTGATTGCTTTAATGCATTTTATAGGAAATTCAAAAGACTTATGACAGAGACTATTACGACTCAAGCCCATTTCTAGCACTATGTTATTATCGAGTGTAAAAATGTGCATGTGAACTTGtattatttttctctcttttattCTGATATATAAGATTCTTTTAAATTATAATATGCACCCCTTCAAAACGACAAAGATTTAATGTTAGTAGATGTAGATCGTGACAGTAAATTATTCTGCCACTTATAATATCCCGTCGTTTTCGTTTATTTACGTCTGTTCCAATTAAAATACTTACTGGTTTGATATCATTTTTTTTCGTTTGAATCCACTGAATAGATGGAGATTATTTAAATTAGAAATAACATAAGTAGGGAAATGTCTTCACTAATCAGAGTCAATCCCACCTCTTTTATAACACAATTTTCTATTCACTTCAAAGTACTCTATTAATCACAAAGATTGCTAGATGTATGCCAAGCTCAGACATTTTGTGGAGAATGTTTTGCCCAATTTGCTATTAATTCAGCTGTGCAACTATGAAGTACTCTCCTCAATTCAAAAAGGAAGCTGGCATGTAATAGAGATAACCACTACTAGATTCTATTTAACTGCATTTGGAAAATCAATTAAGCTTTTAGCAGTATTCTATACTATTTCAACTATGAATATACCGAGTTACAATATTCGCTCCCTCAATAGATTCAACAAGAAGAAACAAAACGTATGGGGCCATAAAAGACTTAGTGACCAAAGAGAGATGTAAAACAAGGAAGATTCAACAGTAGTAACACAATACATCTTCCAGTATATCTCAGTGGTTTGATCAAACCAAGCGTTAGTGTGTTGGGCTCCTTCAGAATTTAGTATGCCCCATCTTTTCAGTTAGTCTATCCATTTTACTTGAGTTGTCTGATAGAGTCTCCATCTTTTTATCTTCGAGACGCTCCTCTGA
The nucleotide sequence above comes from Lycium barbarum isolate Lr01 chromosome 3, ASM1917538v2, whole genome shotgun sequence. Encoded proteins:
- the LOC132629818 gene encoding putative pentatricopeptide repeat-containing protein At3g11460, mitochondrial; amino-acid sequence: MTKHLHLVPLHKNTKFLSHFHTNKTTIFTKAENFTTTTTTTTPWNTHLRNLSKNGQYYKALILYHQMLQFGNAPNAFTFPFALKSSALLSLPITGKQLHCHVIKLGCKYEPFVQTALISMYCKCNLTALARKVFDEMPQRNLTVCYNALISGYVQNSDFLNGFSLFNEMRLRGVEFNAVTILGLVPGLTDPECLLLGMCLHCLNIKCGLDNDLAIANCLLTMYVRCACMELARKLFDHIPEKGLITWNAMISGYAQNGLAGEVLELYHEMESLQVNPDAVTFVGVLSACAYLGNQMIGFEVEQKIKSSGMRFNVFLKNALINMYARCGNLAKAQTIFDEMPERNLVSWTTIIGGYGIHGLGKTAVELFDKMIETGIRPDGTVFVSVLSACSHAGLTKKGLNYLDLMKREYGLKPRSEHYSCVVDLLGRVGRLDEARKLIESMEVEPDGAVWGALLGACKIHKNVELAEIAFKKVVELEPTNTGYYVLLSNIYTEVNNSEGILRVRLMMRDRKLKKDPGYSYFECNGKTHLFVAGDRSHPQTKEIYKMLNRLEHGGANKNDQNQESPNIMGVHSERLAIAFALLNTEIGTDILVIKNLRICGDCHSFVKRVSKIVDRLFVVRDATRFHHFRNGTCSCNDYW